In Oncorhynchus masou masou isolate Uvic2021 chromosome 10, UVic_Omas_1.1, whole genome shotgun sequence, a single genomic region encodes these proteins:
- the LOC135547072 gene encoding uncharacterized protein LOC135547072 isoform X11: protein MGTQGTGRKRNPNKDRSTAEDDALNLISREAEARLAAKRAARAEAREIRMKELERQQKEVEDRDYLEKGSRAASTLSAATLASLGGSSSRGESGETSITGDTETSIREIKEIHELKDQIQDVESKYMQSLKEVKDTLVEVEEKYRKAMVSNAQLDNEKNNLMYQVDTLKDSLMELEELLSESRREYEGKSKDFEREKHAHGVLQFQFKEMKETLKQSEELLTEIRQMRLKQDGFVREISDLQETVEWKDKKIGALERQKEYSDAIRNERDELRDEVVQLKDILKKHGIVLRPDLTANGETLELGTEGSASGDPASQLAQDSQTSPLEGGNSMLGRAQETELGSRGDKVVDPGRSRQQEDAHEEEAQENHLTSPTPCSLVGVSETETSREAQPFPPTLGEEVEIEGSDVNKDSDNGIPVVEVKRGPVCDSEVLVVVTGPEEEVTVAVEGYEAAGVEGTGQGRVEVASEGEMGIKNDKADEAETEVVKSSDDTKETSSKEPTSEYGAAAEQEKNESSKDVKCLDSYPLPRETIEDTMKNVTQISQGTDLDTSESPIKSNPEPQKTKKAEALPEITDLQPQAQAGNKKKKGKKKKKGETQSDVMQEDHKKSTTETCVVSMTNGTQISLGTGLDTPKSPVKSNPEPQPEPQKTKKACVLPETTDMQPQSQGGKKKKKGKKKGEKQGDETQGDKMSTTEEDVVSTPSDKESVEAVGEGVITIETPREGTSSSPDRELQSPEQKAQTIAERLNLKEEQLEEDQIEPTIEVSLTDQAKGEEVVSKKKKKKMKKDKHKPTMETETSEGEISVLSLESNIGIADPVDHSKCITSAYNPMEELESTTDTGTQKDESGYTTNPDNFGDCLNSSADPKCPLDSKQSTAGNSNNVKEEDAIKVSVEEEQTILDTKEQGNNFHSPIVLRPELKKSVEPEDLIFHDGVATHPDQANENATQNLKEAGQDKPNGSPEERTNALEHEDTSMAMPANVEKCNNSADEKCCSISLDRNCPAAETIRLPEQLVDLPGCPVPDRHLYENNKPETLGGISTETELNDTETLDAEEASNGGISTETELNDTETLDAEEASNGGISTETELNDTETLDAEEASNGGISIETELNDTETRLQDPVKETPVTIDSFREQSHNESGPCTMVADAEEQDDPIEAKLEGNKVPRPSEQWNDEEHENEGQSFDFSDLVSVVPANVFPIASQEVSQEVRTMSVGYNLEVELGKEKGNQEEEDDKLQDTEGVSTIVAQQSIEGGSDNAPEELRSPEEKAQTIVEGQNVNGEQQLITLEEGVSVTYKQKDIAEEGVSVTDEQQGVGESERQQNATEVEALPVEEGEEAIQYGSQQGRRESSQSAEGINEQSRTGLKKGSKKVKGKGKEDCRMS, encoded by the exons GTGGAGGACCGAGATTACCTAGAAAAGGGATCTCGAGCCGCTTCCACCCTATCGGCAGCCACCCTCGCCTCGCTGGGCGGGTCTTCCTCCCGGGGAGAAAGTGGTGAAACGTCCATCACTGGCGACACAGAAACCTCCATACGAGAGATCAAG GAGATTCATGAGCTGAAGGATCAGATCCAAGATGTGGAGTCAAAGTACATGCAGAGCCTCAAAGAAGTCAAG GATACCttagtggaggtggaggagaagtaCCGCAAGGCCATGGTGTCCAACGCCCAGCTGGACAACGAGAAGAACAACCTGATGTACCAGGTGGACACGCTGAAGGACTCGCTCATGGAGCTGGAGGAGCTGCTGTCCGAGTCACGCCGCGAGTACGAAGGGAAGAGCAAG GACTTTGAGCGTGAGAAACATGCCCACGGCGTGCTGCAGTTCCAGTTCAAGGAGATGAAGGAAACGCTAAAACAGAGCGAGGAGTTACTAACA GAGATCCGTCAGATGCGTCTCAAGCAGGACGGCTTTGTTAGGGAAATCTCTGACCTGCAGGAAACCGTGGAGTGGAAGGATAAAAAGATTGGG GCCTTAGAACGGCAAAAGGAGTATTCGGATGCCATCCGAAATGAGCGGGATGAGCTCAGGGATGAGGTGGTCCAGCTGAAAGACATTCTGAAG AAACATGGAATTGTCctcagacctgacctgactgccAATGGGGAAACGCTGGAGTTGGGAACTGAAGGGTCAGCCAGTGGAGATCCAGCTTCTCAATTGGCTCAGGACTCCCAGACGTCGCCCTTGGAAGGGGGGAACAGCATGCTTG GCAGAGCTCAGGAGACGGAGTTGGGAAGTAGAGGAGATAAGGTGGTGGATCCAGGAAGGTCCAGGCAGCAAGAGGATGCACACGAGGAGGAGGCTCAAGAGAACCATCTGACCTCGCCCACCCCCTGTAGCCTTGTTGGTGTTTCTGAAACAGAAACCTCAAGGGAGGCTCAGCCATTCCCGCCCACATTGGGGGAAGAGGTTGAAATTGAAGGCAGTGATGTCAACAAAGACTCCGACAATGGCATACCAGTAGTAGAGGTCAAACGTGGACCGGTCTGTGATTCTGAGGTACTTGTGGTTGTAACAGGTCCTGAGGAAGAGGTTACAGTAGCGGTGGAGGGGTATGAAGCAGCAGGTGTAGAGGGGACAGGGCAAGGAAGAGTAGAGGTTGCAAGTGAAGGGGAAATGGGAATAAAAAATGACAAGGCAGATGAGGCAGAGACCGAAGTTGTCAAGAGCAGTGACGACACCAAAGAGACGTCCTCAAAAGAGCCTACCTCAGAATATGGTGCAGCAGCTGAACAAGAGAAAAACGAATCGAGTAAAGACGTGAAATGTTTAGACTCATATCCTCTGCCTAGGGAAACCATTGAGGACACCATGAAAAATGTCACACAGATTAGCCAAGGGACAGACCTTGATACTAGTGAGAGCCCAATCAAATCAAACCCTGAGCCTCAGAAAACAAAAAAGGCTGAAGCGTTACCAGAGATAACTGACCTGCAGCCACAGGCCCAAGCAGGCAACAAGAAGAAGAAaggcaagaagaagaagaagggagagaCACAAAGCGATGTAATGCAGGAAGACCATAAGAAGAGCACAACAGAAACGTGTGTAGTCTCCATGACAAATGGCACACAGATTAGCCTAGGGACAGGCCTTGATACTCCTAAGAGCCCAGTCAAATCAAACCCTGAGCCTCAACCTGAGCCTCAGAAAACAAAAAAGGCATGTGTgttgccagagaccactgacatGCAGCCACAGTCCCAAGGAGgcaaaaagaaaaagaaaggcaagaagaagggagagaaacaAGGTGATGAAACGCAGGGAGATAAGATGAGCACAACAGAAGAGGATGTGGTCTCCACCCCAAGCGATAAGGAGTCAGTAGAGGCGGTAGGAGAGGGGGTTATCACAATAGAGACACCGCGAGAGGGGACCAGTAGTTCACCAGATCGAGAGCTCCAAAGCCCTGAACAAAAAGCACAAACCATAGCTGAGAGACTGAACCTGAAGGAAGAACAACTAGAAGAAGACCAAATAGAGCCTACCATTGAAGTATCTCTGACTGACCAAGCTAAGGGTGAGGAAGTTGTctcaaagaaaaaaaagaagaaaatgaaaaaggaCAAACACAAACCTACAATGGAAACAGAGACATCAGAAGGCGAGATATCAGTATTATCCCTTGAGTCCAACATTGGTATTGCTGATCCTGTTGATCACTCCAAGTGTATAACCAGCGCTTATAACCCTATGGAGGAATTAGAATCGACAACAGATACTGGTACCCAAAAGGACGAGTCAGGGTACACAACCAACCCTGATAACTTTGGAGACTGTTTGAACTCTTCAGCTGACCCAAAATGTCCATTGGACTCGAAACAGTCCACAGCTGGGAATTCAAACAATGTCAAAGAGGAAGATGCAATCAAGGTCTCAGTTGAAGAGGAACAAACAATCCTAGACACAAAGGAACAGGGGAATAACTTTCACAGTCCCATCGTCCTAAGACCAGAGCTCAAGAAGAGCGTGGAACCTGAAGACCTCATCTTCCATGATGGTGTCGCTACTCACCCAGACCAGGCTAACGAAAATGCAACACAAAACCTAAAAGAGGCAGGTCAGGATAAACCAAATGGGAGCCCAGAAGAGCGTACAAATGCACTTGAACATGAAGACACTTCAATGGCAATGCCAGCAAATGTAGAGAAATGCAACAATTCAGCAGATGAGAAATGTTGCAGCATATCGCTTGACCGCAACTGCCCTGCTGCTGAGACCATAAGACTGCCTGAACAATTGGTGGATCTACCTGGTTGTCCAGTCCCTGACAGGCACTTGTATGAAAACAACAAGCCAGAAACACTTGGAGGCATCTCTACAGAGACCGAGCTGAATGATACAGAAACACTTGATGCAGAAGAGGCATCAAATGGAGGGATCTCTACAGAGACCGAGCTGAATGATACAGAAACACTTGATGCAGAAGAGGCATCAAATGGAGGGATCTCTACAGAGACCGAACTGAATGATACAGAAACACTTGATGCAGAAGAGGCATCAAATGGAGGGATCTCTATAGAGACCGAACTGAATGATACAGAAACACGACTACAGGACCCTGTAAAAGAAACTCCGGTGACAATTGACTCTTTTAGGGAACAAAGCCACAATGAAAGTGGACCATGCACTATGGTGGCCGACGCAGAAGAGCAAGATGATCCCATTGAGGCCAAGCTGGAGGGTAACAAGGTACCTAGACCCAGTGAGCAGTGGAATGACGAGGAGCATGAAAATGAGGGTCAATCGTTTGACTTTTCTGACCTAGTTTCAGTGGTTCCTGCAAATGTATTCCCAATAGCATCCCAAGAGGTCAGCCAGGAAGTGAGAACGATGTCGGTAGGATACAATTTAGAGGTAGAGCTTGGTAAAGAGAAGGGTAAccaggaagaggaggatgacaaACTGCAGGACACAGAGGGAGTTAGCACGATAGTGGCACAGCAATCAATTGAAGGGGGGTCAGATAATGCACCAGAGGAGCTCCGAAGCCCTGAAGAAAAAGCACAAACCATAGTTGAGGGCCAGAACGTGAATGGAGAACAACAACTAATCACATTAGAGGAGGGGGTTAGTGTAACATACAAACAGAAAGACATTGCAGAGGAGGGAGTGAGTGTGACTGATGAACAGCAAGGtgtaggagagagcgagaggcagcaGAATGCAACTGAGGTAGAGGCTTTGCCagtagaggagggggaagaggcaatCCAGTATGGGTCACAGCAGGGTAGAAGAGAAAGTAGTCAAAGTGCAGAGGGCATCAACGAGCAATCTAGGACAGGCTTGAAAAAAGGCAGTAAGAAAGTAAAAGGCAAGGGAAAAGAGGACTGCCGAATGTCCTAG
- the LOC135547072 gene encoding leucine-rich repeat flightless-interacting protein 1-like isoform X9: protein MGTQGTGRKRNPNKDRSTAEDDALNLISREAEARLAAKRAARAEAREIRMKELERQQKEISDDDERMSVGSRGSVRVEDRDYLEKGSRAASTLSAATLASLGGSSSRGESGETSITGDTETSIREIKEIHELKDQIQDVESKYMQSLKEVKDTLVEVEEKYRKAMVSNAQLDNEKNNLMYQVDTLKDSLMELEELLSESRREYEGKSKDFEREKHAHGVLQFQFKEMKETLKQSEELLTEIRQMRLKQDGFVREISDLQETVEWKDKKIGALERQKEYSDAIRNERDELRDEVVQLKDILKKHGIVLRPDLTANGETLELGTEGSASGDPASQLAQDSQTSPLEGGNSMLGRAQETELGSRGDKVVDPGRSRQQEDAHEEEAQENHLTSPTPCSLVGVSETETSREAQPFPPTLGEEVEIEGSDVNKDSDNGIPVVEVKRGPVCDSEVLVVVTGPEEEVTVAVEGYEAAGVEGTGQGRVEVASEGEMGIKNDKADEAETEVVKSSDDTKETSSKEPTSEYGAAAEQEKNESSKDVKCLDSYPLPRETIEDTMKNVTQISQGTDLDTSESPIKSNPEPQKTKKAEALPEITDLQPQAQAGNKKKKGKKKKKGETQSDVMQEDHKKSTTETCVVSMTNGTQISLGTGLDTPKSPVKSNPEPQPEPQKTKKACVLPETTDMQPQSQGGKKKKKGKKKGEKQGDETQGDKMSTTEEDVVSTPSDKESVEAVGEGVITIETPREGTSSSPDRELQSPEQKAQTIAERLNLKEEQLEEDQIEPTIEVSLTDQAKGEEVVSKKKKKKMKKDKHKPTMETETSEGEISVLSLESNIGIADPVDHSKCITSAYNPMEELESTTDTGTQKDESGYTTNPDNFGDCLNSSADPKCPLDSKQSTAGNSNNVKEEDAIKVSVEEEQTILDTKEQGNNFHSPIVLRPELKKSVEPEDLIFHDGVATHPDQANENATQNLKEAGQDKPNGSPEERTNALEHEDTSMAMPANVEKCNNSADEKCCSISLDRNCPAAETIRLPEQLVDLPGCPVPDRHLYENNKPETLGGISTETELNDTETLDAEEASNGGISTETELNDTETLDAEEASNGGISTETELNDTETLDAEEASNGGISIETELNDTETRLQDPVKETPVTIDSFREQSHNESGPCTMVADAEEQDDPIEAKLEGNKVPRPSEQWNDEEHENEGQSFDFSDLVSVVPANVFPIASQEVSQEVRTMSVGYNLEVELGKEKGNQEEEDDKLQDTEGVSTIVAQQSIEGGSDNAPEELRSPEEKAQTIVEGQNVNGEQQLITLEEGVSVTYKQKDIAEEGVSVTDEQQGVGESERQQNATEVEALPVEEGEEAIQYGSQQGRRESSQSAEGINEQSRTGLKKGSKKVKGKGKEDCRMS from the exons GTGGAGGACCGAGATTACCTAGAAAAGGGATCTCGAGCCGCTTCCACCCTATCGGCAGCCACCCTCGCCTCGCTGGGCGGGTCTTCCTCCCGGGGAGAAAGTGGTGAAACGTCCATCACTGGCGACACAGAAACCTCCATACGAGAGATCAAG GAGATTCATGAGCTGAAGGATCAGATCCAAGATGTGGAGTCAAAGTACATGCAGAGCCTCAAAGAAGTCAAG GATACCttagtggaggtggaggagaagtaCCGCAAGGCCATGGTGTCCAACGCCCAGCTGGACAACGAGAAGAACAACCTGATGTACCAGGTGGACACGCTGAAGGACTCGCTCATGGAGCTGGAGGAGCTGCTGTCCGAGTCACGCCGCGAGTACGAAGGGAAGAGCAAG GACTTTGAGCGTGAGAAACATGCCCACGGCGTGCTGCAGTTCCAGTTCAAGGAGATGAAGGAAACGCTAAAACAGAGCGAGGAGTTACTAACA GAGATCCGTCAGATGCGTCTCAAGCAGGACGGCTTTGTTAGGGAAATCTCTGACCTGCAGGAAACCGTGGAGTGGAAGGATAAAAAGATTGGG GCCTTAGAACGGCAAAAGGAGTATTCGGATGCCATCCGAAATGAGCGGGATGAGCTCAGGGATGAGGTGGTCCAGCTGAAAGACATTCTGAAG AAACATGGAATTGTCctcagacctgacctgactgccAATGGGGAAACGCTGGAGTTGGGAACTGAAGGGTCAGCCAGTGGAGATCCAGCTTCTCAATTGGCTCAGGACTCCCAGACGTCGCCCTTGGAAGGGGGGAACAGCATGCTTG GCAGAGCTCAGGAGACGGAGTTGGGAAGTAGAGGAGATAAGGTGGTGGATCCAGGAAGGTCCAGGCAGCAAGAGGATGCACACGAGGAGGAGGCTCAAGAGAACCATCTGACCTCGCCCACCCCCTGTAGCCTTGTTGGTGTTTCTGAAACAGAAACCTCAAGGGAGGCTCAGCCATTCCCGCCCACATTGGGGGAAGAGGTTGAAATTGAAGGCAGTGATGTCAACAAAGACTCCGACAATGGCATACCAGTAGTAGAGGTCAAACGTGGACCGGTCTGTGATTCTGAGGTACTTGTGGTTGTAACAGGTCCTGAGGAAGAGGTTACAGTAGCGGTGGAGGGGTATGAAGCAGCAGGTGTAGAGGGGACAGGGCAAGGAAGAGTAGAGGTTGCAAGTGAAGGGGAAATGGGAATAAAAAATGACAAGGCAGATGAGGCAGAGACCGAAGTTGTCAAGAGCAGTGACGACACCAAAGAGACGTCCTCAAAAGAGCCTACCTCAGAATATGGTGCAGCAGCTGAACAAGAGAAAAACGAATCGAGTAAAGACGTGAAATGTTTAGACTCATATCCTCTGCCTAGGGAAACCATTGAGGACACCATGAAAAATGTCACACAGATTAGCCAAGGGACAGACCTTGATACTAGTGAGAGCCCAATCAAATCAAACCCTGAGCCTCAGAAAACAAAAAAGGCTGAAGCGTTACCAGAGATAACTGACCTGCAGCCACAGGCCCAAGCAGGCAACAAGAAGAAGAAaggcaagaagaagaagaagggagagaCACAAAGCGATGTAATGCAGGAAGACCATAAGAAGAGCACAACAGAAACGTGTGTAGTCTCCATGACAAATGGCACACAGATTAGCCTAGGGACAGGCCTTGATACTCCTAAGAGCCCAGTCAAATCAAACCCTGAGCCTCAACCTGAGCCTCAGAAAACAAAAAAGGCATGTGTgttgccagagaccactgacatGCAGCCACAGTCCCAAGGAGgcaaaaagaaaaagaaaggcaagaagaagggagagaaacaAGGTGATGAAACGCAGGGAGATAAGATGAGCACAACAGAAGAGGATGTGGTCTCCACCCCAAGCGATAAGGAGTCAGTAGAGGCGGTAGGAGAGGGGGTTATCACAATAGAGACACCGCGAGAGGGGACCAGTAGTTCACCAGATCGAGAGCTCCAAAGCCCTGAACAAAAAGCACAAACCATAGCTGAGAGACTGAACCTGAAGGAAGAACAACTAGAAGAAGACCAAATAGAGCCTACCATTGAAGTATCTCTGACTGACCAAGCTAAGGGTGAGGAAGTTGTctcaaagaaaaaaaagaagaaaatgaaaaaggaCAAACACAAACCTACAATGGAAACAGAGACATCAGAAGGCGAGATATCAGTATTATCCCTTGAGTCCAACATTGGTATTGCTGATCCTGTTGATCACTCCAAGTGTATAACCAGCGCTTATAACCCTATGGAGGAATTAGAATCGACAACAGATACTGGTACCCAAAAGGACGAGTCAGGGTACACAACCAACCCTGATAACTTTGGAGACTGTTTGAACTCTTCAGCTGACCCAAAATGTCCATTGGACTCGAAACAGTCCACAGCTGGGAATTCAAACAATGTCAAAGAGGAAGATGCAATCAAGGTCTCAGTTGAAGAGGAACAAACAATCCTAGACACAAAGGAACAGGGGAATAACTTTCACAGTCCCATCGTCCTAAGACCAGAGCTCAAGAAGAGCGTGGAACCTGAAGACCTCATCTTCCATGATGGTGTCGCTACTCACCCAGACCAGGCTAACGAAAATGCAACACAAAACCTAAAAGAGGCAGGTCAGGATAAACCAAATGGGAGCCCAGAAGAGCGTACAAATGCACTTGAACATGAAGACACTTCAATGGCAATGCCAGCAAATGTAGAGAAATGCAACAATTCAGCAGATGAGAAATGTTGCAGCATATCGCTTGACCGCAACTGCCCTGCTGCTGAGACCATAAGACTGCCTGAACAATTGGTGGATCTACCTGGTTGTCCAGTCCCTGACAGGCACTTGTATGAAAACAACAAGCCAGAAACACTTGGAGGCATCTCTACAGAGACCGAGCTGAATGATACAGAAACACTTGATGCAGAAGAGGCATCAAATGGAGGGATCTCTACAGAGACCGAGCTGAATGATACAGAAACACTTGATGCAGAAGAGGCATCAAATGGAGGGATCTCTACAGAGACCGAACTGAATGATACAGAAACACTTGATGCAGAAGAGGCATCAAATGGAGGGATCTCTATAGAGACCGAACTGAATGATACAGAAACACGACTACAGGACCCTGTAAAAGAAACTCCGGTGACAATTGACTCTTTTAGGGAACAAAGCCACAATGAAAGTGGACCATGCACTATGGTGGCCGACGCAGAAGAGCAAGATGATCCCATTGAGGCCAAGCTGGAGGGTAACAAGGTACCTAGACCCAGTGAGCAGTGGAATGACGAGGAGCATGAAAATGAGGGTCAATCGTTTGACTTTTCTGACCTAGTTTCAGTGGTTCCTGCAAATGTATTCCCAATAGCATCCCAAGAGGTCAGCCAGGAAGTGAGAACGATGTCGGTAGGATACAATTTAGAGGTAGAGCTTGGTAAAGAGAAGGGTAAccaggaagaggaggatgacaaACTGCAGGACACAGAGGGAGTTAGCACGATAGTGGCACAGCAATCAATTGAAGGGGGGTCAGATAATGCACCAGAGGAGCTCCGAAGCCCTGAAGAAAAAGCACAAACCATAGTTGAGGGCCAGAACGTGAATGGAGAACAACAACTAATCACATTAGAGGAGGGGGTTAGTGTAACATACAAACAGAAAGACATTGCAGAGGAGGGAGTGAGTGTGACTGATGAACAGCAAGGtgtaggagagagcgagaggcagcaGAATGCAACTGAGGTAGAGGCTTTGCCagtagaggagggggaagaggcaatCCAGTATGGGTCACAGCAGGGTAGAAGAGAAAGTAGTCAAAGTGCAGAGGGCATCAACGAGCAATCTAGGACAGGCTTGAAAAAAGGCAGTAAGAAAGTAAAAGGCAAGGGAAAAGAGGACTGCCGAATGTCCTAG